The following nucleotide sequence is from Mytilus edulis chromosome 13, xbMytEdul2.2, whole genome shotgun sequence.
AACAATATGGCAAGTTCTAACTTGTCCACAGGTGACTAGTTGTCATTGCATTTAACAGAAACGATCATCAAGGAGCTGCGATTATAACCTAATTAACAAATTGAGTAACACAGACGGAAAATAACATAAGCACAAACATGCATATATATTGACCTATgaagttttacttttataaattgtgacttgaaatgagtgttgtctcattggcactcataccacactttcttatatctatatgtataTTAAAGTTACAAGTTCATCATAGTAAGCCTTTCATGAAAAAAGTTATATTTCCAAAAGttcgacatttttttatttcacaaactGATCATCAATTTTCAAATTCCGTAGCTCACGTGTCAtacaaataattgataaaatcaaacattcttttgttttgatattattattgaaaaaaataagcatAATCAGATAACGTAAACAAATTATTTTGGAGAATGTGCATGGAAACGAGGCCATGTCTTGATGACGTTGTACAAAGCTGTGCCTGGGCAGTCAGTGGATCCAACATCGCGATGTCCAAACAAGGCATAAGAATGCGAAACTTTTCCTTTGCTGATTCCACATTGAATCAACTCTTTGACAGCATTTAGAGCAGCAGAATTGGGGGAATGGGTCATAAAACTTCCCATAAATGAGGCGGCCAGCCCACGGCTGTTATATCCTTGAGTGTGCGCTCCTATTCGATTCCAGCCTCTACCCTCGTAGATTTTGCCATCTTCACCAACTAAAAAGCTGTATCCAATGTCCGACCAATCTGTTAATACGAAATAATAAttattcctatttttttttacataaaaaagggCGCTTCTAACGCCATCGTTAATATTCAATTGTAACATACTATTTAGTGATTTGTAATAAATAGCTCTTCAACAATTTCCGTTTGTAAACATCCCGtgttttcaaatattcggctgTCGGCGTTCCTCGTGATGGTAATTCCAGAAAAGTGCGTCGGACGCATGACATTAAAAacgttttgttttcgtttttttaatttttacttcggtactgacattattaataaaaaatctttttaaatatacGAATCATAAAGAAATTAAAGTTTTAACTCCcttaaaaattaattttggatgtaacacgtattctgattggctgatgttattttgttattagcccatatacataatttagtcatgtgaccgtgacgtcatcaacgtttttcatggttttctacggtttaaaatggaatttagaattaaatgataagaaatgactgtaatattttttctgtctattcgaaataacataacaaatgaagtgcacactgttaaataacccgctaggcgcgttattcagtgtgtatcaaattttttatgttatttcttcatagacagaagaAATACAGTCAATTCCTataataacgtcagccaatcagaagacgcgttacatccaaagttaaattatttattatcaaacaaacttcttttaaaaagtttgttattcTGAAACAAGAATAACGAGCATCCTTAACATCGAATCACATAAGAATAAATAGGTTTTCTGTTTTACGTGTTGATTGTGTAtgctttttaataatttttttagtaATCGCGAAATTTGTTGGAAGCGTTTCTTAGATTGAATTTCATCAGGAATACTCCAGAAGGGACATTAAAGCAAATGATATATAAGTCTTCACGAACATTCTTTGAATCGATATCAACTTGAATTgctttctatgttatgttttggtGCAAACTAGGAACTTGTTATGCCAACTTTCACGTGGTGTCAGGAGAAAATACATAACTTGTCAGTTGTTTATCCTAAATAACACGCTAAAGTGCCCTcccttaataaataaaatttttcCTGGAGTgtataatagaaaataataatgataaattgtATGCGTCTGGAGCGCTATTCCGTATTTACAGGAAATTAAagatcaaaacaaacaaaaataagagATGGATGAATATCGAAACACGTGAGGAGCTAGATATGACACAAGGGACTAAATTCTCATATGATCAACTTCGTCTAAGGGCATCCTGGTTCCCTAGAAAAAAAACGTAGCTGCTAGTGTAGATGTAGTTCctatctttgaaaatgaaagaatagccaatggtatatttttttagttttattaaattCATTGCATGAcaatcgtcacaactcggcctATTCAGTACCTCAATCTGGATAGACGGACAAAAGCGTAGTCACCCGAGTCGTGCTGATTGATTGAATGACTTACGGTGGTTAGCATCATCCATGTGGTAATTTTGTATTCCTTTCATTTGTGAGATACATGCAGAAAATGATGTACAAGCTCCACCTTCGGTATGATGTATGAAGAAGTCAGGAACTGGTGAATGGATAGTCGATATACTCGCTGGTCTTCGGGCTCCCCAACTGTCACGTGATATTATCTTCACATTAGAGCAGTCACCAGTATCATGTTCTACAATTGATTTCAACAATACCCTAGTTACTttgccaaattattttttttaaagtaaaatggtTTTACATTATAAACGGTTGTATGATTTGTTAGTACCATAGTGCTTGGCTTTAAAAAGTACGAATTGAATGAAATATATACAGTTATATTATGCACATTATCAAAATCTGTTATATTAAAATTCCACGAGATTTCTTCACTTCCTCTTTTTGATATGCATAGGGGGGAATTGTCACGAGTAATcgagaaaattaaaaataaatttgagcAGCCATTGTTAGTCTCTCTTATTGTTGTCGACTGAATGTATTATGAAATGAAAATTGCTATACTCTTCACCTTATATGTATATGACTTTCTCTTTAGGCCGGGATAAATCATCAGAAACATGTGTTTTGCAGACAAAATATATCTAGCCTTCATTTAATGTTAATTACTGTATTTAACAGTCACTCAGTGCTTATCGTCTTAAGCCTTATACAAAAACGTTTTCTGCAGCTCCAAAAAAAGTTCTGAAAatcttaaaatgttttctttgacACAGTACTACCAATATATTAACATATACATATTACGAACAAGGCATCTAATTGCCACGTCTTATGATAATCGACTTCTTTGAGAGTCAATTGGTTCATTATTAATATACTTAACGGTAACCTACCTACTGCTGTCCTTGTACAACAACGTCTTGTAGCACTTCCAGAACATTTCCCTGAGTAGTAAGAACCACTACATTTGTGGTGGTCATCCTGGCAATGGCCTCCTAAATCTGTACATGGCTGGTCACTGGCTTAAATTGAAACGCAATAATTTTGATTTAtgaattaaggcaacagtagtataccgatgttcaacaGTCATAAAACATTTTAACAGAAGCAATTCCGGGACAGAAACCAGAGTTTGCTTTCACATTTTTATTCTCtgcatttaaagttttaagttaTATATATCGTCGTAAAGTTGCAGTgtgatacacatgatacagtatAATTTACGTCAAGTTATTAGGCATGGTAGGTTCACTGTATTCTTTTTTAATCGATTAATATATTCATTCTTGTCCATGATTTGCTTGAAGTATTTGTCAAATGACGTTATGCAAAAACTTgtatacaaattaaaacaaatatgtaaacaaaacaaacaaaggcAACTCTTACACACATAGATGAAAAATGTTGAACCACTTTCTTTTCTTTATTGTGCCATTGTGTAAGTATGAATACGAATAAATATCTACGTGAATGCATTTGTCATAAAATTTCATGATAAGTGTTAAGCTTGTCAGCCTATGACTTCAAGACATTCAAATACTGAATTAGTTATTtatcatatagtttatatatatatacagtacgTATCgatctgtccacaagagaccaaaatgaccagaaattaacaactataggtcaccgtacggccttcaccaatgagcaaagccaataccgcatagtcagctataaaaagccgcgataagacaatgtaaaacaattcaaacgagaaaactaacggccttatttatataaaaaaaaatgaacgaaaaacaaatatgtaacacatacttTATTTTCCCCGCAGAAATCAACTACTAGTATTGTTTTAATAGCTTATAGCTTAAAGTTTATCAAATAGTTCTCACtggtaatcaagtaatcaataTAAATAATTAATACTGACAATATCATAAATTAATCATAAATCCTACCTAGGCCGTGTCCAGTAACAGCTAGTAAAAGAATCAAGCACAACATTTTGTTCATACGTTTACAATTGTTTACACGTTTATTTGTCCTTTGGAATATTTTCAGACGTGATAAGGAAATCTGAAACGATCTAAGTGTATCTCCACTTGAAGCGTGTTCATTGATCATGCATTCATTATACCTAACACTGATAAAATTTTAGccattctaaaatattttcatatataaatatacatgattGTGTGTACGTGGGGATATATTCTTTTTAATAATGGCGTACTTTAGGGGGAAAAGAACACCTAAGGAAATTTAATTAACTCTTTAAAAACGACTCGAATAATTTAATCGCATACATCTATTAAGGAGATATTTTGCTTCTCAATGATCCAGTAGAATTATTGCtgcaaaatgtaaataaataaatgtaatattaaataaaatttctaGAAAATCTTaaacccgcgagcctccttatgTGTGTCAAATAAGTTGGACTTTTAGAGCAAGCTATTTACGTATGATGTAATTATATCTTAACGGTCGTTGTACTTCAGGTGTTTAGTCATTTGACAATACTTTTATGTGACCTTGACGGACATTTCTGCACTGACTACAAGAACACaagatatatttttgtaatttgttggtGAGAAGAGAttaaaaaccaaattaaaaattcttcTGTTATTTGTAAACCAGATGTGGTGTAGTATTGCGTTATTCACATCAACCTTGTTTTTCATCTCAAAATGAAATGCATATATAATATAATCTACTCACTCACTCAAAACAAGTGTACATTTGCAGATCCGTCTTGGAACGTTGAATCACCCCGGTTttttgtaaggtttttttttttggtttaatcttgTTGACCTCTCTGCGTTGACTACACGATTTCACGATATTATTCTTGATAATTTATGAGTGACAAATAGATTATTAACATAGTTAAATCATTTTTATGGGGGGAAATGTCGATACAGATTTTTATCCATGTAAGGATATGCATTCCCCGACTCATTCGGTGGTCAATAGCTTGCAGGCAACTGCTACTCAGGCTGTAAAAAACGTCACACCAGTCACTATGTCTGATCAGATAATTGATGAGATAGCGTTATGCCatagaacgtctcgtccttttttcccatttttttatCAGAAGTTCCAAATGCTTAAGTATATATAAActtcacaaataaaacataatggtCTTAAGGTAAAGAGTCTAGGTACTGAATCGTTTGTAGTCATCTTATTTACGTGTTCCgacggtttttttttcattcgtttgTTTGCGATTTTAATTTGGCCATTTGAGAAGAgacttttcgtttttaatttttcttgcagtccggtgtttttgttattttactttttgtttttgcaAGTATCATGAATAAACTTGTCTTCCTTAAATCGTGAAGAGTGGGCATTGTCATGTCAATATTGAGGGGTCTATTGTGAATAAAATGCTCGGGTATCAGCAGTAATTTTtcagcaatatcctttaactcttctTTCCGCTATATATCAAATgtggtgactatgtcgaatgcatctatcctattgaactagagataaaggatatacagatacagttaagtcggcctcgtAAGTTAAGTCGGCCtcgtatcttgacttacatctagaaattgacaatgagggtcgaatgaaaacaaaactttacgacaaaagagatgatttcagctttccaattgtgaactttccatttctaattagcaacattccagcagcacctgcatacggtgtatatatctcccaattgatacgatattcctgggcttgcatttcctatcatgattttcgtgGTGGAGGGTTGTTGCTAACAAGGatgctattaaatcaagagttccaaatgttgaagttaaaatcatctcttcgtaaattttacggacgccatcacgagctgggtgaccattatggaataaccgtttcccaaatgatatcggatatgttacttacgtcgtaactacaatccccttccctccatgaatgtgacctaccgaattagactatttatcggatttgttatctcataaagAACACGACAGGTGCCAAATGAGGactaggatctgcttacccttcaggagcacctaagatcacccctagtttttggtgaggttcatgttgtttattctttagtttcctatgttgtgtcatgtgtacttttgtttgtctgtttgtccttgtcatttttagccatggcgttgtcagtttattttcgatttatgagtttgactctccctctggtatctttcgtccctctgctACATTAATGAAGTTTAATGGCCGACCGTTATACTGTTTATGGCTAGGCATCAGGATGTTAAAATCTTTTTCAACAAGATAAGGCTCGTGCACACAACTGCGTTTATCAATAACAGCCATGTTTTACATGACATTACCATGGTCAGCCTTTTCGCCGGATTTGAGTCCAATGGAACACTTATGGGTTCAAATTGGAGAAGCCGTAAGACGACGACGGCCACCACCAGTTACGCTGCGCCAACTTGTAATTGCATTGCGGGAAGAATGGATAAACATTCCACAACAATGTATGTTACCTCTGGTTAGGTAAATGCCACGTAGTTTTAGAGATTGCGTTGCAGCACGCGGTGGACACATTCATTATTGAGACTGTAAGTTGGTGAACTGTAGCGATTTGTAGCATGAACGCATTGCATTAGAATTGTggcaattgaacatttttgtttcACGTTCATCTTTAGATAGACCCAGTAAGTGTTATTAACAATTACTCTaaagaaaatgttattttgtataaaaatgttatttttgaaaaacaaagtgttgcgttttcagtATATAAAAGACATTTATGATCAACACCAATTGATAATGTTTTACTAATTTATATAAAGGTCATAAGTGTTAATACAGTTGACTAAGTGCAAATACCTCGAATTTTGAAAGTATTTGGTAAAATCTAAATCTTGTGATCGTGCACACGTCCGTTTCGTGTACAAACAACCTAAAACACATTAAAGCTGTAGATCAAAAACTGTAGGAGGAGATAGTTAGAAATattatatatctatatgtatACCCGTAGGAACGAAATAACGAACAGACgaatggacgaacggacgaacagggTTAAATTAATATGCCCCTTGACATTTTTCGCTGGTGCATAAAAGACAAGACCTCGATACAACACCAGCTCGTTTCATTTCCaggttataaataaaaattcgTATCAGGATCGAACCTTTTGAAGGCTTTTAATGACAAATGATTCATTTAGAAAACGGATTTACTTTCTGTTTAAAAGCAAAGCTACAGCCAACTTTCATACTGGTTTCATTCAGTAAAGTGGTTTCGAGAAAAAGATGACCAAATGCTGTACTCACTGAATCAGAGAATATGTAGTGACAGCCTTCTCTTTTCAGGGTTTATATCACAATTTAATATAGCAATAGTAAACGAATTGTAGAAGCTCTTTTCTAAttaatataaagaatgaaaaattaaAGGAGATGTTTTAAGCTTGACAATAATGTGATTATGTAAGCAATAAAAGGTCACGGTACGGTACGATCTGCAACAATCCAATAAACTCATACTATTTAGTCAGTAGTTATAATAGACTTAAATATGTGTGtgtaaacatttcaaacgagaaaattaacgttCTACTCGTTAACattacaatttatgaaaaaaagataTGACAGGCATGAATCAGCAACAATTACTGAATAAggacatgaaaataaaaaaagtggtGGCAAGTATTAAGCATTTGTGTAAGCGTTCAACTCCCCCTTAACCTGTGACAGCAAGACATCAGAAAGAACTGTAATAATCACTTTCAAATGGACTAAATCAATAGACCAAAATGAAGCACACAAAAAGTAACTATCAGAAAAGATCCAACAAATGGGTGTTCAAAACCAATTACAACTAATACataaattcctaaacgttttgccaaatacagctaaggtaatctattcctgaggtagaaaagccttaggatttcaaaaaattcaaaaatttgtaaacagtaaattaataaatataaccatatcaatgacaattcatgtcagcacaaaaagtgctgactactgggcttgtaaAAAGGTTAAGCAtcaaatatatctatttttttatttcaaaaataaattttacttcTACAAATAACAATATGAATATGTACTTCTAACAAAGACAGTGAatcataattttcaatttttatataatcataatagtctatttatgttgatgtaTAAAATTTCTGTCATAGATCATATTGTTTCGTACTGCTTAATCGTGTGTTCTGTATTTTCCTGAATGCTGTTTTCATTGTTGACCGAAATTTATAAGACAAATCTTTCTTACACATTTGTTCAATAAACCTGTGATACaaaaataatcaatcaaaatatatttaattggtATAAACACGAACAATAATATGATGCAGTCCTGAAGCGATTcgtcaataaaaaataaatcaacttcGGACATTGTCGGATAGGTCGATGAAATGAATCCGGAAATTCACAGAATTATATGTATATCAAATTTATGTCgaaaaacatgaaatttatagAAAAACTGAGCATCATAACTATACAATATGtagttttattactttttaacaAAACCATTTCAAAAATATCGATGTAATATAAACGTTACTAACAATTGTTTTAAACACTCAGTGGAAATAAGACAGAGTGCACATCTTTAAAACTAAGTGAaaacgaaaagaaaaaaataaagccAAATAAAAGCAACTATAGTTTCACCATTTTGAGTAGTATTTAATTGTCATTTGAGACCAAATCAACAGTGTGAAGACTTtagcaaaaaataaaagtaaatattttgtcgatTTGCATTTTGAATGTTAAAATATGTTTGTCTTTTGCTTTCCATTTTATGAAAAATTGCTCCACAGGAAAAAGATACGACTAGGCAGAAAACCAATATTAAGGTATTGGCATTGCAAAAGAAATCAATTTTATCCTGCATTTATGTTGGTCCACAAAAGTCGTAAAATAAGCACCTTTTTCTTTAAATGAGTTTCTTTTTCAATTGCACATGAACATAACAGTactttatatacatgttatgcaTAATAAAATACATAAGCAGTAGATCTGCAATATATTAAATAGACACATCACCTTTTTTTCCATTGGTCACTCCATTgatacaataataaaatattacaatactGAAAATATCCATACATGTTTGTgttcatttcttacaatatttttcacaatttgacTATAAAAATCTGCAATAAAAATGAGCCAATTCTGTTTTCAAATGACCGGCATTTTCACAAATATCTATTACTATTGATATTGAAAAAGATTCTACATGTTTCAGCCCATCTTTCAGTACCCAAGTTACATCCCCTAAATGAAATCTATAAATATCAGCCATTGCAATCATATTCAAGACTCTGGAATttcctctttaaaaaaaatatcaaactcagACAACTGTTTGTTTTAAGATTATGAGTTGTAGAATATGTTTAAGAATCTAAGTAAAATACCATTGTGTTGATCCataatataaatttcaaatagGAAAAGATAATTTGGAATGTTATTCCCACTGGAATAATTATTATAGTATATATTCCCAACGGAATAAATGGTACCGGTATAGAAGATTTGTTCAAACAGGAATTGATATTCTGAAATTGTGTATTACAAAGGTTCTCATGGAAATTCttttaggcggaacaaatatacgttgacagtgTTAAACAGAAGGGCATTTAAAcgcatagatcaaaaataaactgacacg
It contains:
- the LOC139500177 gene encoding peptidoglycan recognition protein 3-like, which gives rise to MNKMLCLILLLAVTGHGLASDQPCTDLGGHCQDDHHKCSGSYYSGKCSGSATRRCCTRTAVEHDTGDCSNVKIISRDSWGARRPASISTIHSPVPDFFIHHTEGGACTSFSACISQMKGIQNYHMDDANHHWSDIGYSFLVGEDGKIYEGRGWNRIGAHTQGYNSRGLAASFMGSFMTHSPNSAALNAVKELIQCGISKGKVSHSYALFGHRDVGSTDCPGTALYNVIKTWPRFHAHSPKYGVFFFNFSISDVDQPCIDLGGSCQDDSNPCSGSYYSGKCTGSANRRCCKTIAVEHDTGDCSDVKIISRDSWGARRPGSTSTIYTPVPDFFIHHTDGGYCTSFSACISQMKGIQNYHMVSRNWADIGYSFLVGEDGKIYEGRGWDKVGAHTSGYNSRGLAASFMGNFATRAPNSAALNAVKKLIQCGIRKGKVSSSYALFGHRDVSTTTCPGTALYNVIKTWPRFKAHSP